The proteins below are encoded in one region of Betaproteobacteria bacterium:
- a CDS encoding thioesterase family protein, translating to MPNVPLPHRSPEEQNHLDITLRYVFEHRLCFNELLGFRVESLDPAAPKISFAMRQDLIGHYQHGRLHGGVIATVLDTVGGLAVTVAVAEKFNSENTDQVSQRFGRIGTIDLRTDYLHQGVGKKFTATGRITRLGGRIASVQMTLENEAGLLIATGGASYVVS from the coding sequence ATGCCCAACGTCCCTTTGCCCCACCGCTCACCTGAAGAGCAAAACCATCTCGATATCACGCTGCGCTACGTTTTCGAGCACCGTCTCTGTTTCAACGAACTCCTGGGCTTCCGCGTCGAATCGCTTGACCCGGCCGCGCCGAAAATCAGCTTTGCCATGCGTCAGGATCTGATCGGCCATTACCAGCACGGCCGCCTGCATGGCGGCGTCATTGCCACGGTGCTTGATACGGTTGGCGGACTGGCGGTGACGGTTGCCGTCGCCGAAAAATTCAACAGCGAAAACACGGATCAGGTCAGCCAGCGTTTCGGTCGTATCGGCACCATCGATCTGCGCACCGATTACCTGCACCAAGGGGTCGGCAAAAAATTTACGGCCACCGGACGGATTACCCGTCTCGGCGGCCGCATCGCCTCGGTGCAAATGACGCTGGAGAACGAAGCCGGCCTGCTCATCGCCACCGGCGGCGCCTCCTACGTCGTCAGCTAG
- the ppk2 gene encoding polyphosphate kinase 2 has protein sequence MVTRKKATIHSPSAVANSAMPKPGRRRKVASGDVAPALTPQGIEGFTVSAAVDGAQESKMGAMRDVIAGMPVEESVALLKGLLKQQGVAASDLPINPDDELAKDWRDGGYPYLNLMQRRNYERQKYRLQVELLKLQAWVKETGQKVVILFEGRDAAGKGGTIKRFMEHLNPRGARVVALEKPSEIERGQWYFQRYVQHLPTNGEIVLFDRSWYNRAGVERVMGFCNAQEYSEFVRQAPEFERMLARNGTHLIKFWFSVSREEQRRRFGERKVHPLKQWKLSPIDLASLDKWDDYTKAKEAMFFHTDTADAPWTVIKSNCKKRARLNAMRYVLHKLPYNNKDMTRIGNLDPLIVGRANVVYERGEQQGVPIL, from the coding sequence ATGGTCACCAGAAAAAAAGCAACAATACATTCGCCGAGCGCTGTAGCGAATTCAGCCATGCCCAAGCCGGGGCGCCGGCGCAAGGTGGCCAGTGGCGATGTGGCGCCGGCGCTGACCCCGCAAGGTATCGAAGGTTTTACCGTGAGTGCAGCCGTTGATGGCGCCCAGGAATCAAAAATGGGGGCGATGCGTGACGTCATTGCGGGTATGCCGGTGGAAGAATCGGTCGCGTTGCTCAAGGGGCTGCTCAAACAGCAAGGCGTTGCCGCCAGCGATTTGCCGATCAATCCGGATGATGAACTGGCCAAGGACTGGCGCGATGGTGGTTATCCCTATCTGAACCTGATGCAACGCCGCAATTATGAGCGGCAGAAATACCGTCTGCAGGTCGAGCTCCTGAAGCTCCAGGCGTGGGTCAAGGAAACCGGGCAGAAGGTCGTGATCCTTTTCGAAGGCCGCGATGCAGCGGGCAAGGGGGGCACCATCAAGCGTTTCATGGAACACCTGAATCCTCGTGGTGCCCGCGTGGTTGCGCTGGAAAAGCCCAGCGAAATCGAGCGTGGCCAGTGGTATTTTCAGCGTTATGTGCAGCACCTGCCGACCAATGGCGAGATCGTCCTGTTCGATCGCTCCTGGTATAACCGGGCGGGTGTCGAGCGCGTGATGGGGTTTTGCAATGCGCAGGAATACAGCGAGTTCGTGCGCCAGGCGCCGGAATTCGAGCGCATGCTGGCGCGCAACGGCACGCATCTGATCAAGTTCTGGTTCTCGGTCAGCCGCGAGGAGCAGCGCCGCCGTTTTGGCGAGCGCAAGGTGCACCCGCTGAAGCAATGGAAGCTGTCACCCATCGACTTGGCCTCGCTGGACAAATGGGATGATTACACCAAGGCCAAGGAAGCGATGTTCTTCCACACGGATACCGCCGATGCACCGTGGACGGTGATCAAGTCAAACTGCAAGAAACGCGCGCGTCTGAATGCCATGCGTTACGTGTTGCACAAATTGCCGTACAACAACAAGGATATGACGCGCATCGGCAATCTGGACCCGCTGATCGTCGGTCGCGCCAATGTGGTTTACGAGCGTGGCGAGCAGCAGGGCGTACCGATTCTGTAA
- a CDS encoding histidine phosphatase family protein: protein MELLLWRHAEAEDGEDDMKRRLTERGEKQARMMASWIRERQPKDLRIIVSPSVRTQQTAEALKLPFETLRKIGPDACVSELIAASGWPAARGSVLIIGHQPSLGRMASLLLAGQESEWSIKKGALWWLSNRVRRGETQTVLRAAIPVEMLD, encoded by the coding sequence ATGGAATTGCTCTTGTGGCGGCACGCCGAAGCTGAAGATGGCGAAGACGACATGAAGCGGCGTCTGACCGAGCGCGGCGAAAAGCAGGCGCGGATGATGGCGTCCTGGATTCGTGAGCGCCAGCCCAAGGACCTTCGTATTATCGTCAGCCCGTCAGTGCGCACTCAGCAAACGGCAGAGGCTCTGAAACTTCCCTTCGAAACGCTACGCAAGATTGGTCCGGACGCCTGCGTATCGGAGCTGATCGCGGCGTCCGGTTGGCCGGCCGCCCGGGGTTCCGTGCTGATTATTGGTCACCAGCCGTCGCTGGGCCGTATGGCGTCGCTGTTGCTGGCCGGGCAGGAGTCCGAGTGGAGCATCAAGAAAGGTGCACTTTGGTGGTTGAGCAACCGTGTTCGCCGGGGTGAAACCCAGACCGTGCTCCGGGCTGCGATCCCGGTTGAAATGCTGGACTAG
- a CDS encoding class I SAM-dependent methyltransferase: protein MLPEYSGRVLEMAEALGLPQGVEAEFALQLGEGGLQLQALGPDACGPVRVDFLDGAVAHRRLHGGGSGQMIAKAVGIQSGVRPVVLDATAGLGRDAFLLAQLGCHVTLIERHPLIGALLADGMGRARLDEEVGPIVQRMDLRLGNAIEIIQEWSGEPPQVIYLDPMFPHRDKRALVKKEMRVFRPLVGDDDDAALLLAAALALATHRVVVKRPRKAPNVDGGLPGYALEGKSCRYDVYPKKALKPRP from the coding sequence ATGTTGCCGGAGTATTCAGGCAGGGTTCTCGAGATGGCAGAAGCACTGGGTTTGCCGCAAGGCGTGGAGGCGGAATTTGCCTTGCAGCTTGGGGAGGGAGGGCTGCAACTCCAGGCGCTCGGTCCGGATGCATGCGGGCCGGTACGCGTTGATTTCCTTGATGGGGCCGTCGCCCATCGCCGACTGCATGGCGGTGGCAGCGGCCAGATGATTGCGAAGGCGGTTGGTATCCAGTCGGGTGTACGGCCGGTGGTTCTGGACGCGACAGCTGGTTTGGGACGCGATGCCTTTCTGCTCGCCCAGTTGGGTTGCCATGTGACTTTGATAGAGCGGCATCCGCTCATCGGCGCGTTACTGGCTGATGGCATGGGGCGCGCGCGGCTGGATGAGGAGGTCGGGCCGATTGTTCAGCGCATGGATTTGCGGCTTGGCAATGCCATAGAAATTATCCAGGAATGGTCCGGTGAACCACCACAAGTCATCTACCTTGATCCGATGTTCCCGCATCGGGACAAGCGCGCGCTGGTCAAGAAGGAAATGCGTGTCTTTCGCCCGCTGGTAGGTGACGATGATGATGCCGCGCTGTTGCTGGCGGCCGCATTGGCGCTGGCAACGCATCGCGTGGTCGTCAAGCGACCGCGCAAAGCGCCAAATGTGGATGGCGGGTTGCCTGGCTATGCCCTGGAGGGAAAGTCTTGTCGTTATGATGTTTATCCCAAAAAGGCGCTGAAGCCCAGGCCATGA